A stretch of the Comamonas testosteroni TK102 genome encodes the following:
- a CDS encoding HpcH/HpaI aldolase family protein, with amino-acid sequence MSTIASSLKQKLQSGQQVVGLFCCTYSPQIAEALGETGLDFLLFDNEHTPNNSVNLHAQLCSLKGTGTEAVLRLPMIDEFTIKLALDLGVRSLMLPNVKTPEEVQRMVRYAYYPPLGQRGIAGSVRAARYGRNQQYLQEANQQTSLIIQIESLQGVKNLEAILQSTSHVDAVFLGPHDLAADIGLMGQPRHERVAALCVQAIQTATRLGKASGILCTPQDMPVFQEAGVRMFVLGSDMGVLLNSTAQLLQRFEELANTRR; translated from the coding sequence ATGAGCACGATCGCCAGCAGCCTCAAGCAGAAGCTGCAATCGGGCCAGCAGGTCGTCGGCCTGTTTTGCTGCACCTACAGCCCACAGATCGCCGAGGCCCTGGGCGAAACAGGCCTCGACTTCCTGCTGTTCGACAACGAACACACCCCCAACAACTCCGTCAACCTGCATGCGCAGCTGTGCTCCTTGAAGGGCACCGGCACAGAAGCGGTGCTGCGCCTGCCCATGATCGACGAGTTCACGATCAAGCTCGCGCTGGACCTGGGCGTGCGTTCGCTGATGCTTCCCAACGTCAAAACCCCGGAAGAAGTGCAGCGCATGGTGCGCTACGCCTACTACCCGCCCCTGGGGCAGCGCGGGATTGCGGGCTCGGTGCGAGCTGCCCGATACGGCAGAAACCAGCAGTACCTGCAAGAGGCCAACCAACAGACTTCGCTGATCATTCAGATCGAATCGCTGCAGGGCGTGAAAAACCTCGAAGCAATTCTGCAAAGCACCAGTCATGTCGATGCCGTTTTTCTCGGTCCGCATGACCTGGCCGCAGACATCGGCCTGATGGGCCAGCCCCGGCATGAGCGCGTGGCGGCACTGTGCGTCCAGGCCATCCAGACCGCGACACGCCTGGGCAAGGCCTCGGGCATTTTGTGCACGCCGCAAGACATGCCCGTTTTCCAGGAGGCGGGGGTCCGCATGTTTGTGCTGGGCTCCGACATGGGCGTGCTGCTGAACTCCACAGCCCAACTGCTTCAACGATTCGAAGAGCTCGCCAATACAAGGAGATGA
- a CDS encoding thiamine pyrophosphate-dependent dehydrogenase E1 component subunit alpha encodes MQYSIEPISASDVLAAKELLEQMIRIRLLEEKIADLRKSGEIQGSVHLCIGQEAIYSGSCAARQPGDRVFSTYRGHGWAHACGVPAEAILAELLARETGVCAGRGGSAYFSAPEWGFFGENSIVGAGAPIACGAALASTMAKDGSLAITAFGDGAMNQGGVFEAMNFASYLKLPVIFLCENNTYAELTPIADTVRDAALFKRARAFGMDGVRIDGNDILGVRQCMEHFGQKVRNGHGPVLIEMMTQRLVGHYIGDMQSYRTAREIAEAKLHEPIVRLGQRLQLSGVSDAEVQNIHLNAAAHIEAATAKALNAPLASADTVMEHLYAE; translated from the coding sequence ATGCAATATTCAATAGAGCCGATCAGCGCCAGCGATGTCCTTGCGGCAAAGGAGTTGCTGGAGCAAATGATCCGCATACGTCTGCTGGAAGAGAAGATTGCAGACCTGCGCAAAAGTGGCGAGATTCAGGGTTCCGTTCACCTGTGCATAGGTCAGGAAGCCATCTACAGCGGCAGCTGCGCTGCCCGTCAACCCGGCGATCGGGTGTTTTCCACCTATCGAGGCCATGGCTGGGCCCATGCCTGCGGCGTGCCAGCCGAAGCCATTCTGGCGGAATTGCTGGCCCGTGAGACCGGGGTGTGCGCGGGCCGTGGCGGCTCTGCCTACTTCAGTGCGCCTGAATGGGGATTTTTTGGCGAAAACTCCATCGTCGGTGCCGGTGCCCCGATAGCCTGCGGTGCCGCATTGGCCAGCACGATGGCCAAGGACGGCAGCCTCGCCATCACCGCCTTCGGTGATGGGGCGATGAACCAGGGAGGCGTGTTCGAGGCGATGAACTTCGCCTCATATCTCAAATTGCCAGTGATTTTTCTGTGCGAGAACAACACCTATGCCGAGCTGACACCGATTGCCGACACCGTGCGCGATGCCGCACTTTTCAAGCGTGCCCGCGCCTTCGGCATGGATGGCGTACGCATCGATGGCAATGACATCCTGGGCGTCAGGCAATGCATGGAGCATTTCGGTCAGAAGGTGCGCAATGGCCACGGGCCTGTGCTCATCGAGATGATGACGCAGCGCCTGGTGGGCCACTACATCGGCGACATGCAGAGCTACCGCACAGCCCGTGAAATTGCCGAGGCCAAGCTGCATGAACCCATCGTGCGCCTGGGTCAACGCCTGCAACTCAGCGGCGTGTCCGATGCCGAGGTTCAGAACATCCACCTCAATGCTGCCGCCCATATCGAAGCGGCCACCGCCAAGGCACTGAACGCCCCCCTGGCCTCTGCCGACACCGTGATGGAGCACCTTTATGCAGAATGA
- a CDS encoding alpha-ketoacid dehydrogenase subunit beta, producing the protein MQNEQATSTLALSYAKAINAALSRALTHMPETLLFGEDVAKPGGVFGVTKDLQKEFGSARVFDTPISETAMLGTAVGAAMCGMRPIVEIMWIDFSLVAMDQIVNQAANVRYVSAGKLQAPMTIRTQQGALPGSCAQHSQNLEAMFAHVPGLRVGLPATVQDAYDMLLTGIACNDPSLIIENRGLYHTLTEPVTLNGPVQSSFDAHITRSGRDLTIVTWGSMLHRVHEAAQTLHAEHGIDAEVINARWIAPFDWPTLQQSVHKTGRLLIVHEANLTGGFGAEIAARIHAESFGALKKLLMSSPGPEFPGFEIISRAIG; encoded by the coding sequence ATGCAGAATGAACAAGCCACATCGACCCTAGCACTGAGCTACGCCAAGGCCATCAACGCGGCATTGAGCCGGGCCTTGACGCACATGCCTGAAACCTTGCTCTTCGGCGAGGATGTGGCCAAACCCGGTGGCGTTTTCGGGGTCACCAAGGATCTGCAAAAGGAGTTCGGCAGCGCACGCGTTTTTGACACGCCGATCAGCGAAACCGCGATGCTGGGCACCGCTGTGGGCGCTGCCATGTGCGGCATGAGGCCCATCGTCGAGATCATGTGGATCGACTTCAGCCTGGTCGCCATGGACCAGATCGTGAACCAGGCCGCCAATGTGCGCTATGTCTCGGCCGGCAAGCTGCAGGCCCCCATGACCATCCGCACGCAGCAAGGCGCCCTGCCCGGCTCCTGCGCCCAGCACTCGCAGAACCTCGAGGCCATGTTTGCCCATGTACCCGGCCTGCGGGTCGGGCTGCCGGCGACTGTGCAGGATGCCTACGACATGCTGCTGACTGGCATTGCCTGCAACGACCCGAGCCTGATCATCGAGAACCGGGGGCTTTATCACACCCTGACGGAGCCGGTCACCCTGAACGGCCCGGTGCAAAGCAGCTTTGACGCTCACATCACACGCAGCGGCCGCGACCTGACCATTGTGACCTGGGGCAGCATGCTGCACCGCGTGCATGAAGCAGCGCAGACCTTGCACGCCGAGCATGGCATCGATGCCGAGGTCATCAATGCACGCTGGATTGCGCCTTTCGACTGGCCCACACTACAGCAAAGCGTGCACAAAACCGGTCGCCTGCTGATCGTGCACGAAGCCAATCTGACCGGTGGCTTCGGCGCCGAGATCGCGGCCCGCATCCATGCCGAGTCCTTCGGCGCTCTCAAAAAATTGCTCATGTCAAGCCCTGGCCCGGAATTTCCAGGGTTTGAAATCATAAGCAGGGCAATAGGTTAG
- a CDS encoding DUF2274 domain-containing protein, producing the protein MNTTKKLRLGPLPKTESTKLTFSCPASLKADLDCYAALHAQAYGEVVDAMTLIPYMLEAFMAGDRGFRKGSAIRSAPTKPA; encoded by the coding sequence ATGAACACCACCAAGAAGCTGCGGCTCGGGCCGCTTCCCAAGACTGAGAGCACGAAGCTCACGTTCTCGTGCCCGGCCAGCCTCAAGGCCGACCTCGACTGCTACGCCGCGCTGCACGCTCAAGCGTATGGCGAGGTGGTCGATGCCATGACGCTGATTCCGTACATGCTGGAAGCCTTCATGGCGGGGGACAGGGGATTCAGGAAGGGCTCGGCGATACGGAGCGCGCCAACGAAACCGGCCTGA
- a CDS encoding TrbI/VirB10 family protein, whose translation MSQDDSPDLAPQAGKVAPEAVALRAQPRPVTRLNRRTLAMLTGGLSVAVLGATIWSLQSHRRGAGERTELYNVDRVSKSEGLDGLPSDYSKLPKVPELGPPLPGDLGPAIVKSQQPVTPTYAPPGHDPEDARRKEAEAAAASSVFFRSGTPGKTAAPATAQAAGPASALAGFDPLAAGPASTAAQPADPTAVQNRQNQKEAFLKGASTETRNSTSLQMPSSPYQVMAGTVIAGALVTGIKSDLPGDVIATVTEPVYDTATGKFLLIPQGSRILGKYNSQVSYGQSRVQVVWNRIILPDTSSLKLDNLAGTDPAGYAGLEDGVDWHWDRVFAGAALTTLLGVGAELAAPENRQNGNRIVIAGRDSAQDSINQVGQEMTRRNMNIQPTLTERPGLPVRIIVNRDLVLRPYQPMFFNRGAMR comes from the coding sequence ATGAGCCAGGACGATTCTCCTGACCTTGCGCCGCAGGCGGGCAAGGTGGCACCCGAGGCGGTGGCGCTGCGCGCGCAGCCGCGTCCGGTCACGCGCCTGAACCGGCGCACCTTGGCCATGCTCACCGGCGGCCTGTCGGTCGCCGTGCTGGGAGCCACGATCTGGTCATTGCAGTCACATCGGCGCGGCGCAGGCGAGCGGACCGAGCTGTACAACGTCGATCGCGTGTCGAAGTCTGAAGGGCTGGATGGCTTGCCCTCCGACTACTCCAAGCTGCCGAAGGTGCCGGAGCTGGGGCCGCCGCTGCCCGGCGACCTTGGCCCGGCCATCGTGAAGTCGCAGCAGCCGGTGACGCCGACCTATGCGCCACCGGGTCATGACCCGGAGGATGCGCGGCGCAAGGAGGCCGAAGCAGCCGCAGCCTCGTCGGTGTTTTTCCGCTCAGGCACTCCCGGCAAGACCGCAGCGCCAGCGACCGCGCAAGCAGCTGGCCCGGCATCGGCCTTGGCGGGCTTCGACCCGCTGGCCGCTGGCCCGGCCTCGACGGCGGCCCAGCCTGCCGACCCAACCGCCGTGCAGAACCGGCAAAACCAGAAAGAGGCTTTCCTGAAAGGCGCCTCTACGGAAACCCGTAATTCCACCAGTCTGCAAATGCCGTCCTCGCCGTATCAGGTCATGGCGGGAACGGTGATCGCCGGTGCGCTGGTGACGGGCATCAAGTCTGATTTGCCGGGCGACGTGATCGCCACGGTGACGGAGCCGGTCTACGACACGGCGACGGGCAAGTTCCTGCTGATCCCGCAGGGATCGCGCATCCTGGGCAAGTACAACAGCCAGGTGAGCTACGGGCAAAGCCGCGTGCAGGTGGTGTGGAACCGAATCATCCTGCCGGACACGTCTTCGCTGAAGCTCGACAACCTCGCGGGCACCGATCCGGCCGGCTATGCCGGCCTGGAGGATGGTGTCGATTGGCACTGGGATCGCGTCTTTGCCGGTGCGGCGCTGACCACATTGCTGGGCGTGGGTGCCGAGCTGGCCGCGCCGGAGAACCGGCAGAACGGCAACCGCATCGTGATCGCTGGGCGCGACAGCGCACAAGACAGCATCAACCAGGTGGGCCAGGAGATGACCAGGCGCAACATGAACATCCAGCCGACTTTGACGGAGCGGCCGGGCCTGCCGGTGCGGATCATCGTCAACCGCGATCTGGTGCTGCGACCGTACCAGCCAATGTTCTTCAACCGGGGAGCAATGCGATGA
- the trbG gene encoding P-type conjugative transfer protein TrbG, translating into MNYLLRKSALPVILLASTVLFAGCASQGKPPPAISLDEPVQAQPLPEPPAPVEVVAVPQVLPMPAQIKPVPDTKPTPEPADETVRVSRANAEARIAPTREGYVNAIQVWPFTDGALYQVYAAVGRVTVIALQPGEELVTVAAGDTVRWIVGDTSSASGDALRVNVMVKPIRSGLKTNLVITTSRRTYLLELTSTEKTWMASVSWEYPKDKMLALQRQAQVANAAAPLDAGLSLEKIRFRYAVSGSNPPWKPLRAFDDGEKVYIQFPPGIAQGELPPLFVIGAQGDGQLVNYRFRSPYYIVDRLFGAAELRLGGGKGTDGDVVRIERTDGASSGTRRN; encoded by the coding sequence ATGAATTATCTTTTGCGTAAATCCGCCTTGCCGGTGATCCTGCTGGCATCCACCGTCCTGTTTGCAGGCTGCGCTTCGCAGGGCAAGCCGCCGCCGGCCATCTCGCTCGATGAGCCGGTACAGGCCCAGCCGCTGCCGGAGCCGCCTGCGCCTGTGGAGGTGGTGGCCGTGCCGCAGGTATTGCCGATGCCGGCGCAAATAAAACCTGTGCCGGATACCAAGCCCACGCCGGAGCCCGCCGATGAAACCGTGCGGGTGTCCCGCGCCAACGCCGAGGCGCGCATCGCGCCGACGCGCGAGGGCTACGTCAACGCAATCCAGGTCTGGCCCTTCACCGATGGCGCGCTGTACCAGGTCTATGCGGCCGTGGGCCGCGTGACGGTGATCGCGCTCCAGCCGGGTGAGGAACTGGTGACGGTGGCCGCTGGCGACACGGTGCGCTGGATCGTTGGGGACACATCGAGCGCCAGCGGCGATGCGTTGCGCGTGAACGTGATGGTCAAGCCGATCCGCTCGGGGTTGAAAACCAATCTCGTCATCACCACCAGTCGCAGGACGTATCTGCTGGAGCTGACCTCGACCGAGAAGACGTGGATGGCTTCGGTGTCCTGGGAGTATCCGAAGGACAAGATGCTGGCCTTGCAGCGCCAGGCACAGGTCGCGAATGCGGCTGCGCCGTTGGACGCTGGCCTGTCGCTGGAGAAGATCCGTTTCCGCTACGCCGTCAGTGGCAGCAATCCGCCGTGGAAGCCGCTGCGGGCCTTCGATGACGGGGAGAAGGTCTACATCCAGTTTCCGCCGGGCATCGCGCAAGGCGAGTTGCCGCCGCTGTTCGTCATCGGCGCGCAGGGTGACGGGCAGTTGGTGAACTACCGCTTCCGCTCGCCGTACTACATCGTGGACCGCCTGTTCGGCGCGGCCGAGCTGCGCCTGGGTGGTGGCAAGGGCACTGATGGCGACGTGGTGCGGATTGAGCGCACGGATGGCGCTTCGAGTGGCACGCGGAGGAACTGA
- the trbF gene encoding conjugal transfer protein TrbF — protein MRFKRPQVRYADTPQPATPYQAAGQVWDERIGSARVQAKNWRFMALGCLTLAVLMAGGLVWRSAQSIVTPYVVEVDNAGQVRAVGEAATPYRPNDAQMAYHLGRFIGLVRSLSIDSIVVRQNWLDAYNYTTDKGAVALNEYARVNDPFARIGKESVTVQISSVTRASDQSFNVRWTETRFVNGALDRTERWNAVVSIVQQTPRTEQRLRKNPLGIYVNGLSWSRELEGSEGAKP, from the coding sequence ATGCGATTCAAACGACCGCAGGTGCGCTACGCCGACACACCGCAACCTGCCACTCCGTACCAAGCCGCAGGCCAGGTGTGGGACGAACGTATCGGCTCGGCCCGCGTGCAGGCAAAGAACTGGCGTTTCATGGCACTGGGCTGCCTCACCTTGGCCGTGCTGATGGCGGGCGGCCTGGTCTGGCGTTCCGCGCAGTCCATCGTGACGCCCTACGTGGTGGAGGTGGACAACGCGGGCCAGGTGCGCGCGGTCGGCGAGGCCGCCACGCCATATCGACCCAACGATGCGCAGATGGCCTATCACCTGGGCCGCTTCATCGGGCTGGTGCGCTCGCTGTCCATCGACTCCATCGTCGTGCGACAGAACTGGCTCGATGCCTACAACTACACCACGGACAAGGGTGCCGTGGCGCTCAACGAGTACGCCCGCGTGAACGATCCGTTCGCGCGCATCGGCAAGGAGTCGGTGACGGTGCAGATCAGCAGCGTGACCCGCGCCAGCGACCAGTCGTTCAACGTGCGCTGGACGGAGACGCGCTTTGTGAACGGTGCGCTGGATCGCACCGAACGCTGGAACGCAGTGGTTTCCATCGTGCAGCAGACGCCGCGCACCGAGCAGCGGCTGCGCAAGAACCCCCTGGGTATCTACGTCAACGGCCTGTCGTGGAGCCGCGAACTGGAAGGAAGCGAAGGAGCAAAACCATGA
- the trbL gene encoding P-type conjugative transfer protein TrbL has translation MNDVSVIDRFLDVFSRYIDSGFGLVQGEVAFLTATLIVIDMTLAGLFWAMGHATGQGEDVIAKLIRKVLYVGAFAYIIGNFNTLAGILFRSFAGLGLTASGSTLSMGNFLQPGRLAKAGIDAAAPILDQIREMAGFPEVFIHIAPIVVLFLAWLVVIVSFFVLAVQLFVTLIEFKLTTLAGFVLVPFALWNKTAFLAEKVLGNVVSSGIKVLVLAVIVGIGSGLFAEFRIPPGSEPSIDQALVIMLASLSLLALGIFGPGIATGLVSGGPQLGAGAMAGAAIGAAGTAVVVGAAASGVGSAVAAGARMAPAAARMAGDGVRSMASTASGARSAYLAGSASAGGGLKGAAAGVGNVAKTGAHAAGQKVADGARSMKERVAAAFRPDDAESTSGAAAGTQSSSEAAAPPPSTEQPAWAKRLHRRQQLTHAATTAAHTLRGGDGGSSSQGPSLRDSDS, from the coding sequence ATGAACGATGTTTCGGTCATTGACCGCTTCCTCGACGTTTTTTCGCGCTACATCGACTCGGGATTCGGCCTGGTGCAGGGCGAGGTGGCGTTCCTGACCGCAACGTTGATCGTCATCGACATGACGTTGGCCGGGCTGTTCTGGGCGATGGGGCATGCCACCGGCCAGGGCGAGGACGTGATCGCCAAGCTGATCCGCAAGGTGCTGTACGTGGGTGCCTTCGCCTACATCATCGGCAACTTCAACACCCTGGCGGGCATCCTGTTCCGTTCCTTCGCCGGGCTGGGCCTGACGGCCAGCGGCTCGACCTTGAGCATGGGCAACTTCCTGCAGCCGGGACGGCTGGCCAAGGCCGGTATCGACGCGGCGGCACCCATCCTCGACCAGATCCGGGAGATGGCGGGCTTCCCCGAGGTGTTCATCCACATCGCGCCCATCGTCGTGCTGTTCCTCGCGTGGCTGGTGGTCATCGTCAGCTTCTTCGTGCTGGCGGTGCAGCTCTTCGTCACGCTGATCGAGTTCAAGCTGACCACGCTGGCGGGCTTCGTGCTGGTACCGTTCGCCCTCTGGAACAAGACGGCGTTCCTCGCCGAGAAGGTCTTGGGCAACGTGGTGTCCTCAGGCATCAAGGTACTGGTGCTTGCCGTCATCGTGGGCATCGGCTCGGGGCTGTTCGCCGAATTCCGGATACCGCCTGGCTCCGAGCCCTCCATCGACCAGGCACTGGTCATCATGCTGGCCTCGCTGTCACTGCTGGCCCTGGGCATCTTCGGGCCGGGTATCGCGACGGGGCTGGTGTCCGGCGGGCCGCAGCTCGGCGCGGGTGCGATGGCCGGTGCTGCCATCGGCGCGGCCGGAACCGCCGTGGTGGTCGGCGCCGCGGCCTCTGGCGTCGGCAGCGCCGTGGCGGCCGGAGCGCGCATGGCACCTGCCGCCGCCAGGATGGCTGGGGACGGTGTCCGCTCGATGGCATCGACCGCCAGCGGCGCCCGGTCGGCGTACCTGGCGGGCTCCGCCTCAGCCGGTGGCGGCCTCAAGGGGGCCGCCGCTGGCGTGGGCAATGTCGCCAAGACCGGCGCACACGCGGCCGGGCAGAAGGTGGCCGACGGAGCGCGCTCGATGAAGGAGCGCGTCGCCGCCGCCTTCCGACCCGATGACGCCGAATCGACGTCGGGGGCAGCTGCTGGGACGCAGAGCAGCAGCGAAGCCGCCGCACCGCCCCCATCCACCGAGCAGCCCGCCTGGGCCAAGCGCCTGCATCGCAGGCAGCAGCTCACCCATGCCGCGACCACCGCCGCCCACACGCTGCGCGGCGGCGATGGCGGCAGCTCCAGCCAGGGCCCAAGCCTTCGCGATTCCGATTCATAA
- the trbJ gene encoding P-type conjugative transfer protein TrbJ translates to MKPHAHKLAALTTACVLAFGIAQPAHALFGVGDIVFDPTNLVQNTLTAVRTLEQINNQIRQLQNEAQMLINQARNLASLPSSVVGQLRANLATTQRLIAQAKGLAYDVTSIDREFARLYPEQYAATVSGNQMYRDARERWKHTLNGLQTTMQMQAQASQNLSDDEGALADLVGKSQSAVGALQAMQAMNQLLALQAKQSIQTQRLQITQDRAASLELARQAAAVERGREVNRRFVGTGTPYTPQPVNFYSR, encoded by the coding sequence ATGAAGCCCCATGCCCACAAGCTCGCTGCGCTGACCACCGCCTGCGTGCTCGCCTTCGGCATCGCGCAGCCCGCGCATGCACTGTTCGGCGTTGGCGACATCGTGTTCGATCCGACCAATCTGGTGCAGAACACGCTCACCGCCGTTCGCACGCTGGAGCAGATCAACAACCAGATCCGCCAGCTCCAGAACGAAGCGCAGATGCTCATCAACCAGGCGCGCAATCTGGCCAGCCTGCCGTCCAGCGTGGTGGGCCAGTTGCGCGCGAACCTGGCGACCACTCAACGGCTGATCGCCCAGGCCAAGGGCCTGGCCTACGACGTGACGAGCATCGACCGCGAATTCGCACGCCTGTATCCCGAGCAGTACGCCGCCACGGTGAGCGGCAATCAGATGTACCGCGATGCGCGGGAGCGCTGGAAGCATACGCTCAATGGCCTGCAGACCACCATGCAGATGCAGGCCCAGGCCTCGCAGAACCTGAGCGACGACGAAGGCGCGCTGGCCGACCTCGTGGGCAAGAGCCAGTCGGCCGTCGGCGCCCTGCAGGCGATGCAAGCCATGAACCAGTTGCTGGCCCTGCAGGCCAAGCAGTCCATCCAGACGCAGCGGCTGCAGATCACGCAGGATCGCGCGGCCTCGCTGGAGCTGGCGCGGCAGGCCGCTGCCGTGGAGCGTGGCCGCGAGGTGAACCGGCGCTTCGTGGGCACTGGTACGCCGTACACGCCGCAGCCCGTGAACTTCTACAGCCGCTGA
- the trbE gene encoding conjugal transfer protein TrbE, translating to MLNLAEYRQRPALLADWLPWAGLIAPGVVLNKDGSFQRTARFRGPDLDSATQGELIATSARLNNALRRMGSGWALFIEAERRPAADYPHSEFPEPLSWLVDEERRATFEDSGNHFESGYHLTLVYLPPEEARARAVGMLYENRPTEGVDWRERLTAFVAETDRIFDLLDGVMPEIAWLDDSQTLTYLHSTISTRRYRVGVPEVPFHLDALLADSALIGGLAPMLGDQHLRVATVRGFPTSTWPGILDDLNRLSFAYRWSTRFLCLDKADAEKELSRLRRQWFAKRKNVIALLRETIFQQESPLVDTDASNKATDADAALQELGSDQVAFGYVTATVTVMDADAAVADEKLRRVERVIQGRGFVTIPETLNAVDAWLSSIPGHAYANVREPIVSTLNLAHLMPVSAVWAGPEKNAHLDGPPLIVTRTEGATPFRLVTHIGDVGHTLVAGPTGMGKSVLLATLAMQFRRYRGSRIFAFDMGRSMRATILGLGGEHYDLGLDGEIAFQPLARIDREGYRTWAAEWIEGRLRHEGVAVGPEEKVAIWSALGSLAGAPVEQRTMTGLSVLLQSNALRQALAPYVLGGAHGKLLDADSDRLGSGSVQCFEMEELMHSKAAVMAVLHYLFARFDERFDGAPTLLILDEAWLFLDDPVFAARIRQWLKTLRKKNVSVIFATQSLADIKDSSIAPAIIESCASRIFLPNPQATEPQIRTIYEGFGLNRRQIEIVTTAQPKRDYYYQSRLGNRLFDLDLGAATLAFAGASTQQDQRDIDAVLAAASSVSTPFAAAWLRHRSLDWAADLLRDFPGPAPGAAPIPSHLQENLP from the coding sequence ATGCTGAACCTTGCCGAATATCGCCAGCGCCCGGCCTTGCTCGCCGACTGGTTGCCCTGGGCCGGGCTGATCGCACCGGGCGTCGTCTTGAACAAGGACGGCAGTTTCCAGCGCACGGCCCGGTTTCGCGGGCCTGACCTCGATAGCGCAACGCAAGGCGAACTGATTGCCACGTCGGCGCGCTTGAACAACGCGCTGCGTCGTATGGGTTCGGGCTGGGCGCTGTTCATCGAAGCCGAGCGCCGGCCCGCAGCCGACTATCCGCACTCGGAGTTTCCCGAGCCGTTGTCGTGGCTGGTGGACGAGGAACGCCGCGCTACGTTCGAGGACTCGGGCAACCACTTCGAGAGCGGCTATCACCTCACGCTGGTGTATCTACCGCCCGAGGAGGCCCGCGCCCGTGCGGTCGGAATGCTGTACGAGAACCGTCCGACCGAGGGCGTGGACTGGCGTGAGCGCCTGACCGCGTTCGTCGCGGAGACGGATCGGATTTTCGACCTGCTCGATGGTGTGATGCCGGAGATTGCGTGGCTCGATGACAGCCAGACGCTGACCTACCTGCACTCGACTATTTCCACGCGGCGCTACCGCGTGGGCGTGCCAGAGGTGCCATTCCACCTCGATGCCTTGCTGGCCGATTCCGCGCTGATCGGCGGACTGGCACCGATGCTGGGCGACCAGCACCTGCGCGTGGCGACGGTGCGGGGATTTCCAACTTCGACTTGGCCGGGGATTCTGGATGACCTCAACCGTCTCAGCTTTGCGTACCGCTGGAGTACGCGCTTTCTCTGCCTCGACAAAGCCGATGCGGAAAAAGAGCTTTCCCGCCTACGCCGCCAGTGGTTCGCCAAGCGCAAAAACGTCATCGCGCTGCTGCGCGAGACGATCTTCCAGCAGGAAAGCCCGCTGGTCGATACCGACGCCAGCAACAAGGCCACCGATGCGGATGCTGCCTTGCAAGAGCTGGGCAGCGATCAAGTGGCCTTCGGCTACGTGACGGCGACCGTCACAGTCATGGACGCGGATGCCGCCGTGGCCGACGAGAAGCTGCGCAGGGTGGAGCGCGTCATCCAGGGGCGTGGCTTCGTCACCATCCCCGAAACGCTCAACGCCGTGGATGCGTGGCTGTCGTCCATTCCGGGCCATGCCTACGCCAACGTCCGCGAGCCCATCGTCTCGACGCTGAACCTGGCGCACCTGATGCCGGTGTCGGCGGTATGGGCCGGGCCGGAGAAGAACGCGCATCTCGACGGCCCGCCGCTGATCGTCACGCGCACTGAGGGCGCGACGCCGTTCCGGCTGGTTACGCACATCGGCGACGTGGGCCACACGCTGGTGGCTGGGCCAACCGGTATGGGCAAGTCCGTGCTGCTCGCCACTTTGGCGATGCAGTTTCGGCGCTATCGCGGCTCGCGCATCTTCGCCTTCGACATGGGGCGCTCGATGCGCGCCACGATCCTGGGCCTGGGCGGCGAGCACTACGACCTTGGGCTGGATGGCGAGATCGCTTTCCAACCACTCGCGCGCATCGACCGCGAGGGCTACCGCACCTGGGCGGCTGAATGGATCGAAGGCCGTTTGCGGCATGAGGGCGTGGCCGTCGGCCCCGAGGAGAAGGTGGCCATCTGGTCGGCGCTGGGAAGCCTGGCCGGAGCTCCGGTGGAGCAGCGCACGATGACGGGCCTTTCCGTACTGTTGCAATCGAACGCGCTGCGGCAGGCGCTCGCGCCCTATGTGCTCGGCGGCGCCCACGGCAAGCTGCTGGACGCGGATTCGGATCGACTGGGCTCCGGCTCCGTGCAGTGCTTTGAGATGGAAGAGCTGATGCACAGCAAGGCCGCCGTCATGGCCGTGCTGCATTACCTCTTTGCACGGTTCGATGAACGCTTTGACGGCGCACCGACGCTGCTGATCCTCGATGAAGCATGGCTGTTCCTCGATGACCCGGTGTTCGCGGCGCGCATCCGCCAATGGCTCAAGACGCTGCGCAAGAAGAACGTGAGCGTCATCTTCGCCACGCAGAGTCTGGCGGACATCAAGGATTCGAGCATCGCGCCCGCGATCATCGAGAGCTGCGCGAGCCGCATCTTTCTGCCGAACCCGCAGGCGACCGAGCCGCAGATTCGCACGATCTACGAGGGCTTCGGTCTTAACAGGCGGCAGATCGAAATCGTCACTACCGCGCAGCCCAAGCGCGACTACTACTACCAATCGCGCCTCGGCAACCGTCTGTTCGACCTCGACCTGGGCGCCGCGACTTTGGCCTTCGCGGGCGCCTCCACGCAACAAGACCAGCGTGACATCGACGCGGTGCTCGCTGCCGCTTCATCCGTCTCCACCCCGTTCGCAGCCGCATGGCTGCGCCACCGCAGCCTCGATTGGGCGGCCGATCTGCTGCGCGATTTCCCCGGCCCCGCGCCGGGTGCCGCCCCCATCCCCAGCCATCTCCAGGAGAACCTGCCATGA